The stretch of DNA CTGCATCGATTCCAACTGATCGGTACTCAATAAGGCTTGTTGATGATGCTTACCAAGATGTTGATTTTAATGAAGAATGTGATCTTGTTGGGATATCAACAGCAACTCCCTCTGCACCAAGAGCCTACTATATAGCAGATGAATTTAGAAGGGTAGGAAAGACGGTTGTCATCGGGGGGCTTCATCCCTCTGCCCTGCCTGAAGAAGCCGCAGAACATGCAGATGCTGTAGTTATTGGAGAGGCAGAACTAAGCCTTCCCCAGCTATTGAAAGATTTTGAAAATAATTCGTTAAAAAAGTTTTATAATAATAGCAAGAATAAGATTGGTTCGAAAAAGATACCCCTGCCGAGAAGAGATTTAAATGGAATGAATCCTCTTCTTGCAGGCATTCAAACATCACGTGGATGCCCATATAATTGTGAATTCTGCATGCTCGCTAGCATCAATGGAACGGCATATCGACCTATACCTACAGATAACGTGATTAAAGATATACAGAGAATTCCAAGGAAGTTTTTAATTATGATTCATGATTCATCATTAACTATCGATCCGGATTACACAAAAGTACTATTTAAACAAATGCAATCGTTGAACAAAAGATTTATGTGCTATGGAAGCGCCCCTGTGTTAGCCAAAAACGAAGAAATAATAAAATTATCAAAAAGGGCAGGATGTGTATACTGGTCAATAGGGTTTGAGAGCATATCACAGAACTCCTTAGACGAGGTAAACAAAGGGTATAATGTAGAAATGTATGCATCTGTAATAAAAAAAATCAA from Candidatus Thermoplasmatota archaeon encodes:
- a CDS encoding radical SAM protein — translated: MKKKILLVNANFVHNHSVFTKLLIKTIVNPSLVLPYVAASIPTDRYSIRLVDDAYQDVDFNEECDLVGISTATPSAPRAYYIADEFRRVGKTVVIGGLHPSALPEEAAEHADAVVIGEAELSLPQLLKDFENNSLKKFYNNSKNKIGSKKIPLPRRDLNGMNPLLAGIQTSRGCPYNCEFCMLASINGTAYRPIPTDNVIKDIQRIPRKFLIMIHDSSLTIDPDYTKVLFKQMQSLNKRFMCYGSAPVLAKNEEIIKLSKRAGCVYWSIGFESISQNSLDEVNKGYNVEMYASVIKKIKKYGIGVFGSFVFGFDNDTPDIFDNTIETVQSWGIDAAEFNILTPFPGTKIYHRFEREGRILTKDWSKYDLQHVVFQPKQVSPEELFDGVRNVSKTFYSIPNILGREFSVRIQNIPKFLYTVGLNTGMRIFHRKGFKFYRKQVSYNLADELSIKKREEKDIPTKS